The nucleotide sequence GGCCTGGAACAGCGCGTTGACGACAGCTGCGGTGACTTCCGGCCGTTTGCCCTTCGACCGGCCCTGCCAGCCATAGGGGGACTGCTTGGCGTAGAGGCGCTCCACGACCGCATGTAGGTCGATGTAGGGCTCGCCTACCACGACCATCGCGCTTATCCCGTAGGCGGTGGCGAGCGTGGTGTGCTCGCCGTGCTGCTGGAGGTTGTGCCGCCAGCCGACCGGACGGCCGTCGTCATCGCGGATCAGGTGGCCGGCCAGGCTGCGCCCGGCCAGGCGGAAGACGTCGAGCAGCGAGGAGCTCGCTGGCCGCGCCCCCACGGCCGCCGAACCGGGGGAACGAGCTGCTTCCACCAGGTGGAACAGCGCATTCGCTGCGCCGAAATGATCGTCGAGGAGCCGGGCGTTCTCCACCGACGGGAGGTGGCGCCCGGCCTCCCACTGCGCCAGGTTGGGCCGGCTGACCCCGACGACCCGGGCCACGCCCGCTTGCGTCTGCTTGGCGGCATTGCGCAACCGCCGCAACTCGGCACCTACCTGTTCGATGGTCACCGTTACCACATCAGTACCTATCGGCCGCGAAGCAACCGCCATATCATGTAGGTAAGCATGCGACACGGGGCTTACCTACTTAGGTAGGTCAAGTGTAGGAGGTGATAAATTGCGGACACAGAGCGCACCTTATCTCATCCTCTCTCTGCCGGAGCTCCGACATCGGGAGCCTCGTCCAGATGGGTTACCTCTCCAGGTAGTCAGCCACCAATTTGGCGCAACGGGCCGCCCCCGCACCTTGCTGGGAGTTGACGGAGAGTACCCGACGGCCGCTCTGAGCCGCTGGCGGCGGTCTAGCCGGGTGGCTGGTCAGAGGCCGACTTCTGTACCCGGCAAAAGTGCGATGCAAGGCCATACCCCCTACCTACGTACCGCCCACACGACCGGTTCGCAGCCCGGCGTCGAGAAGCCGGCCGGCACCGGCAGAACTCCGGCGGCAGCTGAGTATCACGGCCGCCCCGCTCGTGCTCGTCATTTCACCGGAGATGCACCGCTCGGTCGTCCGGCACGGCTACCCGGGGATCGATCACACCGCGTACTTCCAGACGGTCCCGATCAAAGTCGGCACCCAGCGGCTCCGCGGGTGGATCCACGTCCCGGAAGCCGCTCACCGCCAGGAGGACATGCCCGCGTAGCACGAAAAAGAGGTGGGGACCGTGGAACCGACGGGCTTCTGGGCCGAACTGGGCCCGGCCGATCGCCGCAAGGTGGCGGAGTCCGCCACGCGCCGCTCGTTCCGGCGCGGGCAGACCGTGTGCCGGGAAGGCGACCTCTCCAGTGTCGTGCTGGTGCTGCTGTCCGGGCACGTGCGGATCGTCCACGGCACGCCGGACGGGCGTGACGTCGTCGTCGGGGTGCGGAGTGCCGGTGACGTGATCGGGGAGCTCGCCGCGATCGACGACCTGCCGCGGTCCGCGACCGTCGAGGCGCTCGACGACCTCGACGTGCTCGAGATCCCCGGCGATCGGTTCGTCTCGCTGTGCCGGACGCGGTCGCGGATCTCCTGGGCGCTGCTGCTCGTGCTCTCGGCCCGGCTGCGCTCGGTCGGCCGGCAGTGGCTGGACGTCGGCGGCGGGGCCGCGGCGCGGCGCGTGGCGGCGCAGCTCATGCAACTGGCCGTCCAGCACGGCGTGCCGCGCGGGGACGACATCCGGATCGCGGTCCCGGCCACCCAGGCCGAACTGGCGATGACCGCGGCGATCTCGCGCGAGTCCTGGGCGCGCGCGACGCGCGAACTGCGTCGGCTCGGGGTGATCAGCACCGGCAGAAGACAGGTGACGATCCACCGCATGGCCGA is from Amycolatopsis mediterranei and encodes:
- a CDS encoding Crp/Fnr family transcriptional regulator, yielding MEPTGFWAELGPADRRKVAESATRRSFRRGQTVCREGDLSSVVLVLLSGHVRIVHGTPDGRDVVVGVRSAGDVIGELAAIDDLPRSATVEALDDLDVLEIPGDRFVSLCRTRSRISWALLLVLSARLRSVGRQWLDVGGGAAARRVAAQLMQLAVQHGVPRGDDIRIAVPATQAELAMTAAISRESWARATRELRRLGVISTGRRQVTIHRMAELRRLAS